Proteins encoded within one genomic window of uncultured Flavobacterium sp.:
- a CDS encoding MBL fold metallo-hydrolase: MENNNWYLKPNVVIEPLIGRWYAWPHLISPATAAMNIVGRHLKIMNSYIQSEQIHVAAVKNPKMLGGPFIDYKYSRVEDIKELKETTIQEQASSIAMAAAIQELDAMLKANAKGFSLETLYDKVPEILKGYVELVYDLNNNASYRFFETLLYDSEFYNEKSQSIALWTTDNDERPFCLSTPKLDEPNVVHLDIPFKDLGIDALSKMKREPGTIEEIANKLNIPEADLDLFKTFFTQEEHQNYDKYEGSNVRMRYFGHACILIETQDISILVDPVISYYGYQSSINHFSDIDLPDTIDYVLITHNHQDHILLETLLPLRHKIKNIIIPRTNSGALQDPNLKLLFNKIGFNNVIEIGEMEKLQFKNCVLTGIPFTGEHSDLNVNAKICYHIEVGTFSFLFVADARVMEANLYKHVHRITGDVDVVFLGMECDGAPLTWLYGPLLTQDLQRDKDQSRRLSGSDFDKGMHLVNIFNPKEAYVYAMGQEPWLEFISSLKYTDESNPIVQSNKLVEECTKRGIIAERLFGEKEILYAYELSL, encoded by the coding sequence ATGGAAAACAATAATTGGTATTTGAAACCTAATGTAGTTATTGAACCTTTAATAGGGAGATGGTATGCATGGCCACATTTAATATCGCCGGCAACTGCTGCTATGAATATAGTAGGAAGACATTTAAAAATCATGAATTCCTATATACAATCAGAGCAAATACACGTTGCGGCAGTTAAAAATCCTAAAATGTTAGGAGGTCCTTTTATTGATTATAAATATTCAAGAGTAGAGGATATCAAAGAACTAAAAGAAACTACTATCCAGGAACAAGCAAGTTCTATTGCGATGGCAGCTGCAATTCAGGAATTAGACGCCATGCTAAAGGCTAATGCAAAGGGATTTTCTTTGGAAACTTTGTATGATAAAGTGCCTGAAATTCTAAAAGGATATGTAGAGTTGGTATACGATTTAAATAATAATGCTTCGTATCGGTTTTTTGAGACTTTATTGTATGATAGCGAATTTTACAATGAAAAATCACAAAGTATTGCTTTATGGACTACAGATAATGATGAACGCCCTTTCTGTTTAAGTACGCCAAAATTAGACGAACCAAATGTGGTGCATTTAGATATTCCGTTTAAAGATCTTGGTATTGATGCTTTAAGCAAAATGAAAAGAGAACCAGGAACAATTGAAGAAATAGCAAATAAACTAAATATTCCAGAAGCTGATTTAGATTTGTTTAAGACATTCTTTACGCAGGAAGAGCACCAAAATTACGATAAATACGAAGGTTCAAATGTAAGGATGCGTTATTTTGGACATGCCTGTATTCTTATTGAAACTCAGGATATTAGTATATTGGTAGATCCCGTAATTAGTTATTACGGTTACCAATCGTCTATCAATCATTTCTCTGATATTGATTTGCCGGATACTATCGATTATGTTTTGATTACACACAATCATCAGGATCACATTTTGTTAGAAACATTACTTCCGTTACGTCATAAAATTAAGAACATCATTATTCCTCGTACTAATTCAGGAGCGTTACAGGATCCAAATTTAAAATTGCTTTTCAATAAAATAGGTTTCAATAATGTAATTGAAATTGGAGAAATGGAAAAATTGCAATTTAAAAATTGTGTTTTAACTGGTATTCCTTTTACAGGAGAACATAGTGATTTGAATGTAAATGCAAAAATTTGTTATCATATTGAGGTAGGAACGTTTTCATTTTTATTTGTTGCCGATGCAAGAGTTATGGAAGCAAATTTATACAAACATGTACACCGTATTACCGGAGATGTCGATGTTGTGTTCCTAGGAATGGAATGTGACGGAGCGCCATTAACATGGTTGTACGGACCTTTACTGACTCAGGATTTACAAAGAGATAAAGATCAGTCAAGAAGACTTTCAGGGTCAGATTTTGACAAAGGAATGCACTTGGTAAACATATTCAATCCTAAAGAAGCTTATGTATATGCAATGGGTCAGGAACCTTGGCTGGAATTTATAAGCAGTTTGAAATACACAGATGAATCTAACCCTATTGTGCAATCAAACAAACTAGTAGAAGAGTGTACTAAAAGAGGAATTATTGCTGAAAGACTTTTTGGCGAAAAAGAGATTTTATACGCTTACGAATTGAGTTTATAA